The following proteins are co-located in the uncultured Draconibacterium sp. genome:
- the rplV gene encoding 50S ribosomal protein L22 translates to MGARKRLAAEKRKEEKKQQYFAVLRNCPTSPRKMRLVADMIRGMEVNKALDVLKYSSKEASGRVEKLLLSAVANWQAKNEGIRLEESELYVSQIMVDSGRILKRLRPAPQGRAHRIRKRSNHVTLYVDRKESVVEENLN, encoded by the coding sequence ATGGGTGCCAGAAAAAGACTAGCAGCAGAGAAAAGAAAGGAAGAAAAGAAACAACAATATTTTGCTGTTTTGAGAAACTGCCCTACTTCTCCAAGAAAAATGAGGCTTGTAGCCGATATGATTCGCGGAATGGAAGTTAATAAAGCACTTGATGTATTGAAGTACTCTTCAAAAGAAGCATCAGGCAGGGTAGAAAAACTTCTGCTTTCAGCCGTAGCCAATTGGCAGGCTAAAAACGAAGGAATTCGTTTAGAAGAAAGTGAACTATACGTATCACAGATTATGGTAGATTCAGGTCGTATTTTGAAACGTTTGCGTCCGGCTCCACAAGGCCGCGCTCACCGTATCAGAAAACGTTCGAACCACGTAACCTTGTACGTTGACAGGAAAGAAAGTGTTGTTGAAGAAAATCTTAATTAA
- the rpsS gene encoding 30S ribosomal protein S19, with translation MSRSLKKGPFIDFKLERKVLALNDANKKSVVKTWARASVISPDFVGHTIAVHNGNKFIPVYVTENMVGHRLGEFAPTRTFRGHGGNKKR, from the coding sequence ATGAGTCGTTCATTAAAAAAAGGTCCTTTTATCGATTTCAAACTTGAAAGAAAAGTTTTGGCGCTAAACGATGCCAACAAAAAATCGGTAGTGAAAACATGGGCCAGAGCATCAGTAATTTCTCCTGATTTTGTAGGTCATACAATTGCTGTACATAACGGAAATAAATTCATCCCGGTGTATGTTACCGAAAACATGGTAGGTCACCGTTTAGGCGAATTTGCTCCAACCCGTACATTCAGGGGTCATGGTGGAAATAAAAAGCGTTAG
- the rplB gene encoding 50S ribosomal protein L2 encodes MAVRKLKPVTPGQRHKIIGAFDTITASTPEKSLLEPLKKSGGRNNQGRMTMRYRGGGHKRKYRIIDFMRNKDGVAAVVDSIQYDPNRTARIALLKYEDGEKRYMLAPNGLQVGQTVMSGTGSDPEVGNALPLAEIPLGTLVHNIELHPGQGGVMARSAGAYAQLTSRDGKFAILKLPSGESRMVLTSCRATVGTVGNTEHNLEKSGKAGRSRWLGRRPRVRGVVMNPVDHPMGGGEGKSSGGHPRSRTGVLAKGYKTRSKKKASSKYIVERRKK; translated from the coding sequence ATGGCAGTAAGAAAATTAAAACCAGTAACTCCGGGTCAAAGGCACAAGATAATTGGGGCTTTTGATACCATTACTGCATCTACGCCTGAGAAATCATTGTTGGAGCCCCTCAAAAAGTCCGGTGGTCGTAATAACCAAGGACGTATGACAATGAGGTATAGAGGCGGGGGACACAAACGCAAATACCGTATTATTGACTTTATGCGCAATAAAGACGGAGTTGCAGCTGTTGTCGATTCCATTCAGTACGATCCAAACCGTACTGCTCGCATCGCCCTTCTGAAATATGAAGATGGTGAGAAACGTTACATGTTGGCGCCCAACGGGTTGCAAGTTGGCCAAACAGTAATGAGCGGTACAGGAAGTGATCCTGAAGTTGGAAATGCTCTTCCCCTGGCTGAAATACCTCTTGGTACTTTGGTTCACAACATTGAACTTCACCCTGGACAGGGTGGTGTTATGGCTCGTAGTGCAGGTGCTTATGCACAGCTGACCTCACGTGATGGTAAATTCGCAATTTTGAAATTACCATCAGGCGAATCTCGTATGGTACTTACGTCCTGTAGGGCTACAGTAGGTACTGTTGGAAATACAGAACACAACTTAGAGAAATCGGGTAAAGCCGGTCGCTCAAGATGGTTAGGAAGAAGACCACGCGTTCGTGGTGTTGTGATGAACCCAGTTGATCACCCAATGGGTGGTGGTGAAGGTAAATCTTCAGGTGGACACCCACGCTCGCGTACAGGTGTTCTGGCGAAAGGGTACAAAACCCGTTCGAAAAAGAAGGCTTCCAGCAAGTATATTGTAGAACGTAGGAAAAAATAG
- the rplW gene encoding 50S ribosomal protein L23, producing MDILVKPLVTEKMTDMSERFNRYGFVVDRRASKPEIKKAVESLYNVSVETVNTMVYGGKVKSRYTKGGVITGKTKAYKKAIVTLVEGDSIDFYSNI from the coding sequence ATGGATATTTTAGTAAAACCATTAGTTACCGAAAAAATGACCGACATGTCGGAACGTTTTAACCGTTACGGTTTTGTGGTAGATCGCAGAGCAAGTAAGCCGGAAATTAAAAAGGCCGTTGAAAGCCTTTATAATGTGTCGGTTGAAACCGTGAATACCATGGTTTACGGAGGTAAAGTGAAATCAAGATATACCAAAGGTGGTGTAATTACCGGTAAAACAAAAGCATACAAAAAAGCAATTGTTACTTTGGTAGAAGGAGATAGTATCGACTTTTATAGTAATATTTAA
- the rplD gene encoding 50S ribosomal protein L4, with the protein MELSVLNKEGKETGKKVTLNDQIFGIEPSDHAIYLDVKQYMANQRQGTSKSKERAEIAGSTRKIKRQKGTGTARAGSIKSPLFRGGGTVFGPRPRSYGFKLNKKVKHLARKSALTYKANENSILIVEDFNFEAPKTKEMVALKSNLQIAEKKALFVLPTENNNIYLSSRNLQDVSVVIASELSTYQILNAKAIVLLEGSVAKIEEAFKL; encoded by the coding sequence ATGGAACTAAGTGTACTGAATAAAGAAGGAAAAGAAACCGGAAAAAAAGTCACTTTAAACGACCAGATTTTCGGTATCGAGCCCAGCGATCACGCCATTTATTTGGATGTAAAACAATACATGGCTAATCAGCGCCAGGGTACAAGCAAGAGTAAAGAACGTGCTGAAATAGCAGGAAGTACTCGCAAAATTAAAAGACAAAAAGGTACAGGTACAGCTCGTGCAGGTAGCATTAAGTCTCCATTATTTCGCGGTGGTGGTACCGTTTTTGGTCCACGTCCTCGTAGTTACGGTTTCAAGCTGAACAAAAAAGTGAAGCATTTGGCCCGTAAATCAGCATTAACTTATAAGGCAAACGAAAACAGTATTTTAATTGTTGAAGACTTCAATTTTGAAGCTCCAAAAACAAAAGAAATGGTGGCTTTGAAAAGCAATTTGCAAATAGCTGAAAAAAAGGCACTTTTCGTTTTACCAACTGAAAATAATAATATATATTTGTCGTCGCGAAATCTGCAGGACGTATCAGTTGTAATTGCTTCAGAGTTAAGTACTTATCAGATATTGAACGCAAAAGCCATTGTGCTTTTGGAAGGTTCTGTTGCGAAAATTGAAGAAGCATTTAAACTTTAA
- the rplC gene encoding 50S ribosomal protein L3 codes for MAGIIGKKIGMTSVFSVEGKNIPCTVIEAGPCVVTQVKTNETDGYEALQLAYGDKKEKHTTKAEFGHFKKAGVSPKRKVVEFHNTFQEEFELGQEVNVGIFQELDYVDIVGVSKGKGFQGVVKRHNFRGVNDATHGQHNRLRAPGSIGASSWPSRVFKGMRMAGRDGGKTVTIENLEVVKVMPEKNLLVVKGSVPGAKGSYLIIRKQWN; via the coding sequence ATGGCTGGTATTATTGGAAAAAAAATCGGAATGACATCCGTATTCAGTGTTGAGGGGAAAAACATCCCATGCACTGTGATTGAGGCCGGACCTTGTGTTGTTACACAAGTGAAGACCAACGAAACCGATGGCTACGAAGCGCTTCAGTTGGCTTATGGTGACAAAAAAGAAAAGCACACCACAAAAGCTGAATTTGGTCACTTTAAAAAGGCCGGAGTATCTCCAAAGCGCAAAGTAGTAGAGTTTCACAACACGTTTCAGGAAGAATTTGAATTGGGACAAGAAGTAAATGTTGGTATTTTCCAGGAATTGGATTATGTTGACATCGTTGGCGTTTCAAAAGGAAAAGGTTTCCAGGGTGTTGTAAAAAGACACAACTTCCGTGGTGTAAACGATGCAACACACGGACAGCACAACAGGTTAAGAGCACCGGGTTCTATCGGAGCTTCATCTTGGCCTTCACGTGTTTTTAAAGGTATGCGCATGGCAGGTAGAGATGGTGGCAAAACCGTTACAATCGAAAACCTGGAAGTGGTAAAAGTTATGCCTGAAAAGAATTTATTAGTGGTTAAAGGTTCAGTACCTGGCGCCAAAGGTTCATACTTAATTATTAGAAAACAATGGAACTAA
- the rpsJ gene encoding 30S ribosomal protein S10: MSQKIRIKLKSYDHNLVDKSAEKIVKTVKTTGAVVSGPIPLPTHRRVFTVLRSTFVNKKSREQFELSSYKRLIDIYSSTAKTIDALMKLELPSGVEVEIKV, translated from the coding sequence ATGAGTCAAAAGATCAGGATTAAGCTAAAATCGTACGATCACAACTTGGTAGACAAGTCGGCTGAGAAAATCGTAAAAACTGTAAAAACTACAGGTGCAGTAGTAAGTGGTCCTATTCCACTTCCTACACACCGAAGAGTATTTACTGTATTACGTTCAACCTTCGTAAATAAAAAATCGAGGGAGCAGTTCGAGTTATCTTCTTACAAGAGGTTGATTGACATTTATAGCTCAACCGCTAAAACAATCGACGCATTAATGAAGCTAGAGCTTCCAAGTGGCGTTGAAGTAGAAATTAAAGTTTGA
- the fusA gene encoding elongation factor G: protein MAKQDLKYTRNIGIMAHIDAGKTTVSERILYYTGLTHRIGEVHDGAATMDWMEQEQERGITITSAATTTFWNYKDVEHKINIIDTPGHVDFTVEVERSLRILDGTVALFCAVGGVEAQSETVWRQAEKYGVPRIAFVNKMDRSGADFFGVYNDIIEKLGANPVPVQIPIGAEEKFEGVIDLIEMKAVRWFDDENKGTTYSLEEIPEDLVEQAEEWRGKLVESVAEVDDALLERYFEDPDSITKEEMMAVIRKATLEGVIIPMMCGSAFKNKGVQRLLDNVCAFLPSPLDSGDIKGVEPGTDKVIARHADVEEPFAALAFKIATDPFVGRLCFMRVYSGKIEAGGTMLNTRTGKKERISRLFQMHSNKQNAKDVIEAGDICAAVGFKNIRTGDTLCDIKHPIVLESMDFPEPVIGVAIEPKSQKDVDKLGNGLAKLAEEDPTFQVHTDEDSGQTVIRGMGELHLEILVDRLRREFKVECNQGAPQVAYKEAISQALEFREVFKKQTGGRGKFADIIVKIEPCEEGKQGLEFVDEVKGGRIPKEYIPSVQKGFTEALRNGPLAGFQVDSLKVTLIDGSFHPVDSDQLSFEICAKQAFRNGASKAGPKLLEPIMKVEIVTPEEYMGDIIGDLNRRRGEVAGMIDKAGAKVITAKVPLAEQFGYVTVLRTLSSGRATSSMEFSHYAEVPKGLAMKVLEDVQGKTDLLK from the coding sequence ATGGCTAAGCAAGATCTGAAATATACAAGGAATATTGGTATTATGGCGCACATCGATGCAGGTAAAACAACTGTGTCGGAGCGTATTTTATATTATACCGGTTTAACACACCGTATTGGTGAAGTGCATGATGGCGCTGCTACTATGGACTGGATGGAGCAGGAGCAGGAAAGAGGTATTACTATTACTTCGGCTGCAACTACTACTTTCTGGAATTATAAAGATGTAGAGCATAAAATTAACATCATTGATACTCCCGGACACGTTGACTTTACTGTAGAGGTTGAGCGTTCGTTACGTATTCTTGATGGTACTGTTGCACTTTTCTGTGCTGTAGGTGGTGTTGAAGCGCAATCGGAAACCGTTTGGCGTCAGGCTGAAAAATATGGTGTTCCACGTATTGCATTCGTAAACAAAATGGACCGTTCAGGTGCTGATTTCTTCGGTGTATACAACGATATTATCGAAAAACTTGGCGCTAACCCTGTACCAGTTCAAATTCCAATCGGTGCTGAAGAAAAATTCGAAGGGGTTATCGACCTTATCGAAATGAAAGCAGTTCGCTGGTTTGATGATGAGAACAAAGGTACAACATATAGTCTGGAAGAAATTCCTGAAGATTTAGTTGAACAAGCTGAAGAGTGGAGAGGTAAATTGGTAGAATCGGTAGCTGAAGTAGATGATGCACTTTTAGAGCGTTATTTCGAAGATCCGGATTCAATTACCAAAGAAGAAATGATGGCTGTAATTCGTAAAGCAACATTAGAAGGAGTAATTATTCCAATGATGTGTGGATCAGCTTTCAAAAATAAAGGTGTACAACGTTTATTAGACAATGTATGTGCATTCTTGCCAAGTCCGCTTGATAGTGGTGATATTAAAGGTGTTGAGCCAGGAACTGATAAAGTGATTGCTCGTCACGCTGACGTTGAAGAACCATTTGCAGCATTAGCATTTAAAATTGCAACCGACCCATTTGTTGGTAGATTGTGTTTTATGCGAGTTTACTCAGGTAAAATCGAAGCTGGTGGTACAATGTTGAATACTCGTACTGGTAAAAAAGAACGTATTTCTCGTTTGTTCCAAATGCACTCAAATAAACAAAATGCAAAAGATGTAATCGAAGCAGGTGATATTTGTGCAGCAGTAGGTTTTAAAAATATTCGTACCGGAGATACACTTTGTGATATCAAACACCCAATTGTTCTGGAAAGCATGGACTTCCCTGAACCGGTAATTGGTGTGGCAATTGAGCCTAAATCGCAAAAAGATGTGGATAAACTTGGAAACGGTTTGGCCAAACTGGCTGAAGAAGATCCAACTTTCCAGGTACATACCGACGAAGATTCAGGTCAAACTGTAATTCGTGGAATGGGTGAGCTTCACCTTGAAATTCTTGTTGACCGTTTACGTCGCGAATTTAAAGTTGAATGTAATCAGGGAGCACCTCAGGTTGCATACAAAGAAGCGATTAGTCAAGCACTTGAATTCCGTGAAGTATTCAAAAAACAAACTGGTGGTCGTGGTAAATTTGCTGATATCATCGTTAAAATCGAACCATGTGAAGAAGGAAAACAAGGTTTGGAGTTTGTTGATGAAGTAAAAGGTGGACGTATTCCAAAAGAATATATTCCTTCGGTACAAAAAGGTTTCACCGAAGCTTTAAGAAACGGACCTCTTGCCGGATTCCAGGTTGATAGTTTAAAAGTAACATTGATTGACGGTTCGTTCCACCCTGTGGATTCAGACCAACTGTCATTCGAGATTTGTGCGAAACAAGCATTCCGTAACGGAGCTTCAAAAGCGGGACCAAAATTATTAGAGCCTATTATGAAAGTGGAGATTGTTACTCCGGAAGAATACATGGGTGATATTATTGGTGACTTAAACCGCCGTAGAGGTGAAGTAGCCGGAATGATTGATAAAGCCGGTGCTAAGGTTATTACAGCAAAAGTACCATTGGCCGAGCAATTTGGTTATGTAACCGTATTACGTACGCTTTCATCGGGTAGAGCTACTTCTTCAATGGAGTTTAGCCACTACGCTGAAGTACCAAAAGGTTTAGCCATGAAAGTACTTGAGGATGTACAAGGTAAAACAGATTTATTAAAATAA
- the rpsG gene encoding 30S ribosomal protein S7, with translation MRKSKPKKRILLPDPKFNDTLVTRFVNDLMVDGKKSTAYTVFYEAIEMVEKRVKDTELSPLDVWKKALENITPAVEVKSRRVGGATFQVPMEVRPERKQSISIKNMILFARKRSGKSMADKLSAEIVAAYNEEGGAYKKKEDTHRMAEANRAFAHFRF, from the coding sequence ATGAGAAAGTCGAAACCAAAGAAGAGGATCCTTTTGCCGGATCCAAAATTCAACGACACTTTAGTAACCAGGTTTGTGAATGACCTAATGGTTGACGGTAAAAAATCAACAGCCTACACCGTATTTTACGAGGCTATTGAAATGGTAGAAAAAAGAGTTAAAGATACTGAGTTGTCTCCTCTTGATGTTTGGAAAAAAGCATTGGAGAACATTACTCCTGCAGTTGAGGTAAAAAGCCGCCGTGTAGGTGGTGCTACTTTTCAGGTGCCAATGGAAGTTCGTCCGGAGAGAAAACAATCAATCAGTATTAAAAATATGATTTTGTTTGCTCGTAAACGTTCAGGCAAATCAATGGCTGATAAATTGTCTGCAGAAATTGTTGCTGCATACAACGAAGAAGGTGGTGCTTACAAGAAAAAAGAAGATACTCACCGTATGGCCGAAGCTAACCGTGCATTCGCACACTTCAGATTTTAG
- the rpsL gene encoding 30S ribosomal protein S12: MPTISQLVRKGRQSKVEKSKSPALDSCPQRRGVCVRVYTTTPKKPNSAMRKVARVRLTNGKEVNAYIPGEGHNLQEHSIVLVRGGRVKDLPGVRYHLIRGALDTAGVEGRTQRRSKYGAKRPKK, encoded by the coding sequence ATGCCAACTATTTCACAGTTAGTTAGAAAAGGAAGACAAAGTAAAGTGGAGAAAAGTAAGTCTCCGGCTTTAGATTCATGCCCACAACGTCGTGGAGTATGTGTTCGTGTTTATACAACTACACCTAAAAAACCTAACTCAGCAATGCGTAAGGTAGCCAGGGTGAGGTTAACCAATGGAAAAGAAGTGAATGCTTACATTCCGGGAGAAGGCCACAATCTACAGGAGCACTCAATCGTGCTTGTTCGTGGAGGTAGGGTAAAAGACCTTCCAGGTGTTCGTTATCACTTAATTCGTGGTGCTTTGGATACAGCAGGTGTTGAAGGACGTACGCAACGTCGTTCGAAGTACGGTGCTAAAAGACCGAAAAAATAA
- a CDS encoding HlyD family efflux transporter periplasmic adaptor subunit, translating to MTDDKKIEIRSGEVQEILGGVPSGLVRYGVLVFAAIFALIIIFSFVFHYPDILRSNIVVTTENPPATLVARATGKIHKLFVKDKDKVESGQMIALIENPADYNDVLELDDLISMIQPSFDTLNFSVDTRFNKSLQLGTLQEYYSQFLTKYEELYEFNQRNYYKLKEESYRDQLKNARILYDRLWEQKVAVDKEYQIKQRNYERQKKLLAGEVVSNTELEKAESEMLSKKSELDGLRSDLAQKQIDISELDQRIIENDKEFHDNKIQYESAIIEAFNNLKSEVSNWNLTFLIRSPINGVVSFNNFYAENQNLNEGDRAFTIVPGDVGEVIGKVELPVRGSGKVKEGLDVNVKFDNYPYMEFGLVRGKVKSVSLVPEDNFYMVEVEFPNGLVTNYGNNLQMQNQLMGQAEIITEDLRLIQRFFNPLKALWKERVNQ from the coding sequence ATGACAGACGATAAAAAAATAGAAATACGATCGGGCGAAGTTCAGGAAATTCTTGGGGGAGTTCCTTCGGGACTGGTGCGTTATGGTGTTCTGGTTTTTGCAGCTATTTTTGCATTGATTATTATCTTCTCGTTTGTTTTTCATTATCCCGATATTTTACGATCGAACATTGTAGTTACAACTGAAAATCCACCGGCAACTTTGGTGGCCAGGGCAACAGGTAAAATCCATAAACTTTTTGTAAAGGATAAAGACAAGGTTGAGTCGGGGCAAATGATTGCTTTGATTGAAAATCCTGCAGATTACAACGATGTGCTGGAACTGGATGATTTAATTTCAATGATACAGCCATCGTTTGATACGCTGAACTTTTCGGTTGACACGAGATTTAATAAAAGCCTGCAACTTGGAACACTTCAGGAATATTATTCGCAGTTTTTAACGAAGTACGAAGAGTTGTATGAATTTAATCAACGCAATTATTATAAATTAAAAGAAGAGTCGTATAGAGATCAGTTAAAAAATGCACGAATATTATACGACAGGCTGTGGGAACAAAAAGTAGCAGTTGACAAAGAATACCAAATTAAGCAACGAAATTACGAACGTCAGAAAAAGTTACTTGCCGGCGAAGTTGTTTCGAATACAGAGCTCGAAAAAGCAGAGTCTGAAATGTTATCAAAGAAATCGGAGCTGGATGGACTGCGATCCGATTTGGCACAAAAACAAATAGATATTAGTGAACTTGATCAGCGAATTATCGAAAACGACAAAGAGTTTCATGATAATAAAATTCAGTATGAGTCGGCAATCATTGAAGCCTTTAATAATTTAAAAAGCGAAGTAAGTAACTGGAATCTTACATTTTTGATTCGGTCGCCAATTAATGGAGTTGTTTCGTTTAATAACTTTTATGCCGAAAATCAAAACCTGAACGAAGGTGATCGTGCTTTTACCATTGTGCCCGGTGATGTTGGTGAAGTTATTGGGAAAGTTGAATTGCCTGTGCGTGGATCAGGGAAAGTAAAAGAGGGGCTCGATGTTAACGTTAAATTCGACAACTATCCGTACATGGAATTTGGGCTTGTTCGGGGCAAAGTAAAAAGCGTATCGCTCGTGCCAGAGGATAATTTTTATATGGTAGAGGTGGAGTTTCCCAATGGGCTGGTAACCAATTACGGTAATAACCTGCAAATGCAAAATCAATTAATGGGGCAGGCTGAAATTATTACAGAAGACCTACGTTTGATACAGCGCTTTTTTAATCCGCTAAAAGCTTTGTGGAAAGAAAGAGTGAATCAGTAG
- a CDS encoding peptidase domain-containing ABC transporter codes for MSKFPFFQQFDAMDCGPTCLRMVAKYYGKHFSTESLREKSYITREGVSLLGISDAAESIGMRSMGVKITFEQLKKEAPLPCIVHWGQEHFVVVYKFHKGKVLVADPAFGRLEYSEKEFCEHWISTVANGEEKGICLLLQPSPDFYNEADEKVSRTGFRFVLNYLKPYKKLVIQLILGFFLGSLIQLVLPFLTQSVVDIGINNQDIGFIYLVLIAQLVLFISRMSVEFIRSWILLHISTRINISIISDFLIKLMKLPLGFFDSKMIGDILQRIEDHDRIERFLTAQSIGVLFSVFSLVIFAIVLAIYSWTIFFIFLLGSALYFAWIYIFMKRRRELDFKRFSKLSENQSKLIQIINGMQEIKLNNYEKEKRWEWERVQAGLFKVSVKSLSLQQYQDAGSVFINETKNILIVIISATAVVNGELTLGMMLAIQYIIGQLNSPLRQLISFMHNAQDAKISLERLAEIHDKKDESEASAANVKLLPEKKDISVSNLVFQYEGPRSPKVLNNINLEIPENKVTAIVGTSGSGKTTLIKLLLGFYPPGSGDIKIGGTRLANFSPKMWRNSCGVVMQDGFIFSDSIAKNIIVNDELVDETRLLNAVKMANIQDYIESLPLSYNTKIGQEGVGLSQGQKQRILIARAIYKSPKYLFLDEATNALDANNEKMIMENMDKFSKGKTVVVVAHRLSTVKNADQIVVLEAGEIVERGNHEELIAKKGKYFELVKNQLELGN; via the coding sequence ATGTCAAAGTTCCCGTTTTTTCAGCAGTTTGATGCCATGGATTGTGGTCCCACCTGTTTGCGTATGGTGGCCAAATATTACGGGAAACATTTTAGCACCGAATCACTTCGCGAAAAATCATACATTACCCGGGAGGGTGTATCCTTGCTTGGAATCAGCGATGCTGCCGAGTCGATCGGAATGCGGTCGATGGGTGTAAAAATTACCTTTGAGCAGCTAAAAAAGGAGGCGCCTCTGCCATGTATTGTACATTGGGGGCAAGAGCACTTTGTGGTGGTGTACAAGTTTCACAAAGGCAAAGTGTTGGTGGCCGACCCGGCTTTTGGCCGTTTGGAATATTCTGAAAAAGAGTTTTGTGAACACTGGATTTCAACGGTTGCAAATGGCGAAGAGAAAGGGATTTGTTTGTTGTTGCAACCATCTCCCGACTTTTACAACGAAGCCGATGAAAAGGTGAGTCGTACCGGATTCCGTTTTGTGCTGAATTACCTGAAACCATACAAAAAGCTCGTCATTCAACTTATTTTGGGTTTTTTCCTCGGGAGTTTAATTCAACTGGTTTTGCCTTTTCTTACCCAAAGCGTAGTCGACATTGGTATCAATAATCAGGATATCGGATTTATATATTTGGTGCTTATTGCGCAGTTGGTTTTGTTTATTAGCCGGATGTCGGTTGAGTTTATACGCTCGTGGATTTTACTTCACATAAGTACCCGAATTAATATTTCAATCATTTCCGATTTTTTGATCAAATTAATGAAATTGCCACTGGGCTTTTTCGATTCGAAAATGATTGGCGATATTTTGCAACGTATTGAAGATCACGACCGAATTGAACGTTTTTTAACCGCACAGTCCATAGGCGTTTTGTTCTCGGTATTTAGTTTGGTAATTTTTGCCATCGTTTTGGCCATTTACAGCTGGACCATCTTTTTTATCTTCCTGTTGGGATCGGCGCTTTATTTTGCATGGATTTACATTTTTATGAAACGCCGTCGCGAGCTCGATTTTAAACGTTTTTCAAAACTTTCTGAAAATCAGAGTAAACTGATACAGATAATAAATGGGATGCAGGAAATTAAACTGAACAACTACGAAAAGGAAAAACGTTGGGAGTGGGAGCGTGTTCAGGCCGGATTGTTTAAAGTGAGCGTAAAAAGTTTGTCGCTGCAACAGTACCAGGATGCCGGATCGGTTTTTATAAATGAAACAAAAAACATACTTATTGTTATTATATCGGCAACTGCGGTTGTAAATGGTGAGTTGACATTAGGTATGATGTTGGCTATACAATATATAATAGGGCAGTTAAATTCTCCGCTTCGCCAGTTAATTAGTTTTATGCACAATGCACAGGACGCAAAAATTAGTTTGGAGCGTTTGGCTGAAATTCATGATAAAAAGGATGAAAGCGAAGCCAGTGCTGCAAACGTTAAACTTTTACCCGAGAAAAAAGATATTTCAGTTTCGAACCTGGTATTTCAATACGAAGGACCTCGTTCTCCGAAAGTATTAAATAATATTAATCTCGAAATTCCTGAAAATAAAGTAACTGCCATTGTAGGAACCAGTGGAAGTGGAAAAACTACTCTGATTAAGTTATTACTAGGATTTTATCCTCCGGGCAGTGGCGACATAAAAATTGGCGGTACACGACTTGCAAATTTTTCTCCAAAAATGTGGAGAAACAGTTGCGGCGTTGTCATGCAGGATGGTTTTATTTTTTCGGATAGTATTGCCAAAAATATTATTGTAAACGATGAACTGGTGGATGAAACGCGTTTGTTGAATGCAGTAAAAATGGCAAATATTCAGGATTACATCGAATCGCTTCCTTTAAGTTACAATACAAAAATTGGACAGGAAGGAGTGGGGCTGAGTCAGGGACAGAAGCAACGTATATTAATTGCGCGCGCCATTTATAAATCGCCAAAATACCTGTTTTTGGATGAGGCAACCAATGCTCTTGATGCCAATAATGAAAAAATGATTATGGAAAACATGGATAAGTTTTCGAAAGGAAAAACGGTGGTTGTTGTGGCACACCGCTTAAGTACGGTAAAAAATGCCGACCAGATTGTCGTACTCGAAGCAGGTGAAATTGTGGAGCGCGGAAATCATGAAGAACTGATTGCCAAAAAAGGGAAATATTTTGAATTGGTGAAAAACCAGCTTGAGTTGGGGAACTAA
- a CDS encoding response regulator transcription factor codes for MKILIIEDEKALSDAMFQYLTDEGYVCETAYDFNTAAENIELHSYDCILVDINLPGGSGLDLIRSVKNDNKKMGIIIISARDSLDNRIEGLEIGADNYLTKPFHLAELNAHLKSINRRINFDGNNQVLVNEIKILPDSHQVFVHDKELQLTKKEYELLQFFVANKNKVITKTGLAEHLWGDYMDIADSFDFIYGHIKNLRKKLIKKGCADYIKTIYGVGYKFDLTNN; via the coding sequence ATGAAGATTCTCATTATCGAAGATGAAAAAGCCTTATCGGATGCCATGTTTCAATACCTGACCGACGAAGGTTATGTGTGTGAAACAGCCTATGATTTTAACACTGCAGCCGAAAACATTGAGCTGCATTCATATGATTGTATTTTGGTAGATATTAATCTGCCCGGAGGCAGCGGGCTCGATCTTATCCGTTCGGTAAAAAACGACAATAAAAAAATGGGGATTATCATAATTTCGGCCCGCGATTCGCTGGACAACAGAATTGAAGGACTGGAAATTGGTGCCGACAACTACCTCACAAAACCCTTTCATCTGGCCGAGTTAAATGCTCACCTAAAATCGATTAACCGCAGAATTAATTTCGACGGCAATAACCAGGTTCTCGTAAATGAAATAAAAATCCTACCCGATTCGCACCAGGTTTTTGTGCACGACAAAGAATTACAACTCACAAAAAAAGAATATGAATTGCTCCAGTTTTTTGTGGCAAACAAAAACAAAGTAATTACAAAAACCGGTTTGGCTGAACACCTTTGGGGCGACTACATGGACATTGCCGATTCGTTTGATTTTATATACGGACACATAAAAAACCTGCGCAAAAAACTGATAAAAAAAGGGTGCGCCGATTATATAAAAACCATTTATGGTGTGGGTTACAAATTTGATCTCACCAATAACTAA